A stretch of the Papaver somniferum cultivar HN1 chromosome 6, ASM357369v1, whole genome shotgun sequence genome encodes the following:
- the LOC113286421 gene encoding putative ripening-related protein 1, protein MNSFLSFNVILVLVFLTAILISGRVQAQTCEPSENLIGAESPPGESNTNLDADCCKPGESYQIFTCSPTDQRAILTINSFEEGGDGGGVSECDEQFHSNDTPVVALSTGWFNNRERCLPSITIEGNGRSVVAMVVDECDSTMGCDEEHAYQPPCRNNIVDASAAVWEALGVPSEDWGELDITWSDA, encoded by the coding sequence ATGAATTCATTCTTATCATTCAATGTAATTTTAGTATTAGTTTTCCTTACAGCGATTTTGATTTCTGGGAGAGTCCAAGCACAAACATGTGAACCTAGTGAAAATCTCATAGGTGCAGAATCTCCACCAGGTGAAAGCAATACAAATTTGGATGCTGACTGTTGTAAACCAGGAGAATCTTACCAAATTTTTACGTGTTCACCCACAGACCAACGAGCTATCTTGACGATAAACAGTTTTGAGGAAGGTGGAGATGGTGGCGGGGTATCAGAATGTGATGAGCAATTTCATTCTAATGATACTCCAGTTGTAGCGTTATCAACTGGATGGTTTAACAATCGAGAACGATGTCTGCCTTCAATAACCATAGAAGGCAATGGGCGGAGTGTGGTAGCTATGGTGGTCGATGAATGTGACTCAACCATGGGTTGTGACGAGGAGCATGCTTATCAACCACCATGCCGTAATAATATTGTTGATGCCTCCGCTGCAGTTTGGGAAGCATTAGGTGTTCCTAGTGAAGACTGGGGCGAGCTTGATATTACTTGGTCTGATGCTTAG
- the LOC113286420 gene encoding cationic peroxidase 1-like: protein MADGNGFTYFLLIVVVLVSVTTVPSTDALSTTFYHKVCPKALPTIKKVVTDAVNREGRMGASLLRLHFHDCFVNGCDGSVLLDSTSTIDGEKTAFGNNNSLRGFEVVDRIKSEVDKVCGAQVVSCADILAVAARDSVVQLGGKTWKVELGRRDSTTASRTDANNALPAPFMDLPALKTSFQNAGLDETDLVALSGGHAIGFSQCNNFKNRIYNESNIDPLFARNRKLTCPPSGGDARLAPFDPTAVKFDTLYFKNLVKRRGLLHSDQALFNGVSTDALVKKYSTHAGAFAADFGKSMIKMGRNKPLEGSSGQIRLNCRRIN, encoded by the exons ATGGCAGATGGTAATGGTTTCACTTATTTTCTTCTTATTGTGGTAGTTTTGGTATCGGTGACGACAGTACCTTCGACGGACGCACTCTCAACTACTTTTTATCATAAAGTTTGCCCGAAAGCCCTTCCCACAATTAAGAAAGTGGTAACGGACGCTGTGAACCGTGAGGGCCGAATGGGCGCTTCTTTGCTTCGCCTCCATTTCCACGACTGCTTCGTTAAT GGATGTGATGGATCAGTTCTTCTTGATAGCACATCAACAATAGATGGGGAGAAAACTGCATTTGGCAATAACAACTCGTTAAGAGGATTTGAAGTGGTGGACAGGATCAAGTCAGAAGTGGACAAAGTCTGTGGTGCTCAAGTTGTCTCTTGTGCTGACATCTTAGCTGTTGCTGCTCGCGACTCTGTCGTCCAG TTAGGAGGAAAAACGTGGAAGGTAGAACTAGGCCGAAGAGACTCGACCACAGCCAGCCGAACTGATGCTAACAATGCCTTGCCAGCTCCTTTCATGGACCTCCCAGCTCTCAAAACCAGCTTCCAGAACGCAGGATTGGACGAAACAGACCTAGTTGCATTATCTGGAGGACATGCCATAGGGTTTTCTCAGTGTAACAACTTCAAAAACCGGATTTACAATGAATCCAACATCGACCCGTTATTTGCCAGGAACCGGAAATTAACTTGTCCTCCTTCCGGCGGGGACGCCAGACTTGCTCCATTCGATCCCACAGCTGTAAAATTTGATACGCTGTACTTCAAAAATCTGGTGAAGAGAAGAGGATTACTTCATTCAGATCAGGCCTTGTTTAACGGCGTATCAACTGATGCATTAGTGAAGAAGTACAGTACTCATGCCGGTGCTTTTGCAGCTGATTTCGGAAAGTCTATGATTAAAATGGGAAGGAACAAGCCACTGGAAGGAAGTTCAGGACAAATTCGATTGAATTGCAGGAGGATCAACTAG
- the LOC113290117 gene encoding pentatricopeptide repeat-containing protein At4g21065-like has product MQSNKISNFITCTKPYVYSSHFLTFSTDLSSTLQPHILKKCIALLQFFSSSPPKLKQIHGFSIRNGVPLSNPEFGKHLIFSYVSLTLPMSYSHRVFNQIQDPNIFTLNTMIRGYAESENPTPAIQIYKQMHVSSILPDTHTYPFLLKAIAKSMAVKEGEMIHSITIRNGFHSCVFVQNTLLHMYAACGLAESAHKLFEFMSERNLVTWNSVINGFATNGRPNEALTLYRKMSLEGVEPDGFTMVSLLTACAELGALYLGRRVHVYIFKVGLHSNLHAGNSLIDLYAKCGSIWEAHAVFDEMERRNVVSWTSLIVGLAVNGFGENALELFGKLERERLIPSEITFVGVLYACSHCGMVDEGFEYFRRMREEYGIPPKIEHYGCLVDLLGRAGQVQKAHNFILSMPVKPNAVIWRTLLGACMIHKNLTLGEVARAELFTLEPKHCGDYVMISNLYASEGRWSDVHDVRTTMLRKGVKKAPGHSLVELRNCVHEFFMGDKSHPQTEEIYEKLEEMMMKLRLEGYSPRTSNVHADIEEEEKEKNLSYHSEKVAIAFALINTSPGTPIRVVKNLRVCGDCHLAIKLISKVYGREIIVRDRSRFHHFRDGLCSCKDYW; this is encoded by the coding sequence ATGCAATCTAATAAGATTAGCAACTTCATCACCTGTACAAAACCCTATGTTTATAGTTCTCACTTCCTGACATTCTCAACTGATCTTTCATCAACTCTACAACCTCACATCCTGAAGAAGTGTATAGCTCTGTTACAATTCTTTTCATCTTCCCCACCTAAATTGAAACAAATACATGGATTCTCAATCAGAAATGGTGTTCCTCTCAGTAACCCAGAATTTGGGAAACATCTCATCTTCTCTTACGTTTCACTCACATTGCCAATGTCATATTCTCACAGAGTTTTCAATCAAATCCAAGACCCAAATATCTTTACTTTGAATACAATGATCAGAGGTTATGCTGAGAGTGAAAACCCAACTCCAGCTATTCAAATTTACAAGCAAATGCATGTTTCTTCCATTCTTCCGGATACCCATACTTATCCTTTTCTTCTTAAAGCTATTGCAAAATCAATGGCTGTCAAAGAAGGTGAAATGATTCATTCAATTACTATAAGAAATGGGTTTCATTCATGTGTGTTTGTTCAGAATACATTGCTTCATATGTATGCAGCTTGTGGACTTGCTGAGAGTGCTCATAAGCTGTTTGAGTTTATGTCTGAGAGAAATTTAGTTACTTGGAATTCTGTTATTAATGGGTTTGCTACAAATGGTAGGCCTAATGAAGCTCTGACTCTATATAGGAAAATGAGTTTAGAAGGTGTTGAACCAGATGGGTTTACCATGGTTAGCTTATTAACAGCTTGTGCTGAACTTGGAGCTTTGTACCTGGGTAGAAgggttcatgtatatatatttaaaGTTGGTTTGCATTCTAACTTGCATGCTGGGAATTCTTTGATTGATTTGTATGCCAAGTGTGGTAGTATTTGGGAAGCACATGCCGTGTTTGATGAAATGGAGAGGAGAAATGTAGTTTCTTGGACTTCTTTGATTGTGGGATTAGCTGTTAATGGATTTGGCGAGAACGCGCTCGAGCTTTTTGGGAAGTTAGAGAGGGAAAGGTTAATTCCTAGTGAAATCACTTTTGTTGGAGTTTTATATGCTTGTAGTCATTGTGGGATGGTTGATGAGGGTTTTGAGTACTTCAGAAGAATGAGAGAGGAATATGGAATTCCTCCGAAGATTGAACATTATGGTTGCTTGGTTGATTTGTTGGGAAGGGCAGGACAAGTACAAAAAGCTCATAACTTCATTCTAAGTATGCCAGTGAAGCCGAATGCAGTGATTTGGAGGACATTATTGGGTGCTTGCATGATTCATAAGAATTTAACTCTAGGAGAAGTGGCTCGAGCTGAGCTCTTTACATTAGAACCTAAACATTGTGGAGATTATGTAATGATCTCTAACTTATATGCATCAGAGGGGCGTTGGTCAGATGTCCACGATGTAAGGACAACGATGTTGAGGAAAGGAGTGAAAAAAGCCCCAGGACATAGCCTTGTTGAGTTGAGGAACTGTGTTCATGAATTTTTTATGGGTGATAAATCTCATCCGCAGACAGAAGAGATTTATGAAAAGTTAgaggagatgatgatgaagttgagATTAGAAGGATATAGtcctcgaacttcaaatgtgcaTGCAGATATTGAAGAGGAAGAGAAGGAAAAGAACTTAAGTTATCACAGTGAGAAGGTTGCCATTGCATTTGCTCTCATTAACACAAGTCCAGGGACACCAATAAGGGTGGTGAAGAACTTGAGGGTCTGCGGTGATTGCCACTTGGCAATAAAGCTCATTTCGAAAGTTTATGGTCGAGAAATCATTGTTAGAGATCGTAGTCGATTTCACCATTTTAGGGATGGCCTTTGTTCTTGCAAGGATTATTGGTGA
- the LOC113291802 gene encoding photosystem I reaction center subunit psaK, chloroplastic-like encodes MRVGCLLMRYLNVSRSGILNPQSFHVVVVQSRSYNCLKFFDSGKLNQILLVKTSEIKKTSSIEKKIHKAMASSSAVMTSLPQFSGLRSKPSAPRVDSLVSIVPMKRKGNGALGARCDYIGSPTNLIMVTSTTLMLFAGRFGLAPSANRKATAGLKLEGRDSGLQTGDPAGFTLADTLACGSFGHIIGVGVVLGLKGIGAL; translated from the exons ATGCGGGTTGGTTGCTTGTTAATGCGG TATCTAAATGTATCCAGATCTGGCATTTTGAATCCACAATCATTTCATGTGGTTGTGGTTCAGAGCCGTTCTTATAATTGTTTAAAGTTTTTTGATTCTGGAAAACTGAACCAAATATTACTAGTAAAGACTtcagaaataaaaaaaacaagcTCTATAGAGAAAAAGATTCACAAAGCAATGGCATCTTCATCCGCAGTCATGACTTCACTCCCACAGTTCAGTGGCCTTAGGTCCAAACCATCAGCTCCTCGGGTAGACTCTCTGGTGAGCATTGTACCAATGAAGCGCAAGGGAAACGGCGCTTTGGGTGCTCGTTGCGACTACATCGGTTCACCAACAAATTTG ATAATGGTCACCTCAACAACTTTGATGTTGTTTGCTGGAAGATTTGGGTTGGCTCCATCAGCAAACAGGAAAGCAACAGCAGGTTTAAAGCTTGAAGGTAGAGATTCTGGTTTACAAACTGGAGACCCAGCTGGTTTCACTCTAGCTGATACTTTGGCCTGTGGAAGTTTCGGCCACATTAttggtgttggtgttgttttaGGTCTTAAGGGCATTGGTGCACTATAA
- the LOC113290115 gene encoding uncharacterized protein LOC113290115 — protein sequence MVIENQQPRWYSLFQLRMLNERSRYCKLLQLVVQFHNAFEDDSYVYIAMDFSEYWWLERIFRVIAMMEEMVVCVGDLQLRLVGLAVAVNITRLEGTGAAEWGYRPEIILVEHMKIQDDQGSSLIFFYHENARVLHHDENIYWFECTSSPTHLSIQLMDCSREKPEVTVVSMDPHFSLFCTVTSSQFFLTGRRRMMFFHRNKRKYARGEENFWYIQCHGWSSSCQWFGVQESCVTSKISRDGMR from the exons ATGGTTATAGAGAATCAACAACCCAG ATGGTACTCCCTATTTCAGTTGAGGATGTTAAACGAGAGGTCAAGATATTGCAAGCTCTTACAGCTCGTTGTTCAATTTCATAATGCATTCGAGGATGATTCTTATGTGTATATAGCAATGGA TTTCAGTGAATACTGGTGGTTAGAAAGGATATTCAGGGTTATTGCAATGATGGAGGAAATGGTTGTCTGTGTTGGTGATTTGCAGCTGAGATTAGTTGGTCTTGCTGTTGCAGTAAATATTACACGGCTAGAAGGGACTGGAGCTGCAGAATGGGGTTACAGACCGGAGATTATTCTGGTTGAACATATGAAAATTCAAGACGACCAGGGAAgttcattgatttttttttatcacgaAAATGCCCGTgttcttcatcatgatgaaaacataTACTGGTTTGAATGT ACTTCCAGTCCAACTCATTTATCAATCCAGTTGATGGACTGTAGTCGTGAAAAGCCCGAAGTTACCGTTGTTTCTATGGATCCTCATTTCTCTCTTTTTTGCACAGTGACTTCCTCTCAGTTCTTCCTGACAGGAAGGAGGCGCATGATGTTTTTTCACAG AAACAAACGAAAATACGCACGCGGGGAAGAAAATTTCTGGTACATACAATGCCATGGATGGAGTTCGAGTTGTCAATGGTTTGGAGTGCAAGAATCTTGCGTGACATCCAAG ATTTCAAGAGATGGGATGAGGTAA